A section of the Alligator mississippiensis isolate rAllMis1 chromosome 8, rAllMis1, whole genome shotgun sequence genome encodes:
- the FDX2 gene encoding ferredoxin-2, mitochondrial isoform X2, whose product MAASMAGGGAGVARCLLRGASRGLQLAPARGFCVAGPSGSQAQEEEPCPAEPVGAMVNVVFIDRSGHRIPVQGRVGDNVLHLAQRHGIELEGACEASLACSTCHVYVKEAFVDKLPIPDEREEDMLDMAPLLQENSRLGCQIILTPELEGAEFTLPKITRNFYVDGHVPKPH is encoded by the exons ATGGCGGCCTCCATGGCGGGGGGCGGTGCGGGTGTCGCGCGGTGTCTGCTGCGCGGCGCGAGccgggggctgcagctggcccctgcccgGGGCTTCTGCGTGGCGG GACCATCTGGGAGCCAGGCACAGGAGgaggagccctgcccagctgagcctgTGGGTGCCAT GGTGAACGTGGTGTTCATTGACCGCTCCGGGCACCGCATCCCAGTGCAGGGCCGTGTGGGTGACAACGTGCTGCACCtggcacagaggcatggcatTGAACTGGAAG GTGCCTGTGAAGCCTCCCTGGCCTGCTCCACTTGCCATGTCTATGTGAAAGAGGCCTTTGTGGACAAACTGCCAATCCCTGATGAGAG AGAAGAGGACATGCTGGACATGGCCCCGCTGCTGCAGGAGAACTCCCGCCTGGGCTGCCAGATCATCCTCACCCCggagctggagggagcagagTTCACCCTGCCCAAGATCACCAGGAATTTCTATGTGGATGGCCATGTTCCCAAGCCCCACTGA
- the RAVER1 gene encoding ribonucleoprotein PTB-binding 1 isoform X2: MAVSAAGAVSVSSPEPPGALSGPGPDEARAPEEELPALDAAEVRSRLERSARQFRNRRKEVHDLLGDYELKYCFVDKYKGTAFITLLNGEQAESAIHKFHLSKLRDKEISVQLQPTDALLCIANLPRHYTQQQFEELVRPFGNLERCFLVYSAHSGHSKGYGFVEYMKKDSAARAKSDLLGKQLGTRTLYVHWTDVSQLTPDLLHSKCLCIDKLPHNYGDLEELRQAFSAASAPTFCQLAYGQDGQLKGFAVLEYESAEMTETVQQATDGLLLAGNHIRVSFCAPGPPGRSMLAALIAAQATALNRGKGLLPEPNLLQILNSLGNPASLQLLLNPLLHGAVSGKQGILGAAPSLPLVTSPALSTALLQLALQNQTQAQQKPGILGDSPLSSLQHSALGIASAAAQPASQLLGELPSGGPLPADMAQGHVKSPILPSANVPLASFLGPMGVERETPVLSAQLSPAPGTPPALQGLTSSLLGSVISGLQKPKQSENGPPASGVSLLGEPPKDFKIPLNPYLNLHSLLPAGSLGGVAGKAFSLKTGTLGNVSNPRLPPSSLSEPLLPSPGLAGDSYTFDYQPDLGSRLYPPTREPAGPLLGGFGHGRHKMPAPAPSSPAFERSSLGSPLPPFYSGSPSSYFTSGLQAGLKQSHLNKAVGMPPVGTGDNILGLGLNSHSHGSHMKTPVGGQKRAFSHLLPSPEPSPEGGYVGQHSQGLGGHYADSYLKRKRIF, from the exons GAAGTTCATGACCTACTGGGCGACTATGAACTGAAGTACTGCTTTGTGGACAAGTACAAGGGCACGG CGTTCATCACCTTGCTGAATGGAGAGCAGGCGGAGTCAGCCATCCACAAGTTCCACCTGAGCAAGCTGCGGGACAAAGAGATCtcggtgcagctgcagcccacagatGCACTGCTTTGCATTGCCAATCTGCCCCGGCACTACACCCAACAGCAGTTCGAGGAGCTGGTGCGCCCCTTTGGCAACCTGGAGCGCTGTTTCCTGGTGTACAGTGCCCACAGTGGGCACTCCAAGGGCTACGGCTTTGTGGAGTACATGAAGAAGGACTCGGCTGCCCGTGCCAAGTCTGACCTGCTAGGCAAGCAGCTGGGCACGCGGACACTGTATGTGCACTGGACGGATGTCAGCCAACTCACCCCTGACCTGCTGCACTCCAAGTGCTTGTGCATAGACAAGCTGCCTCACAACTATGGGGACCTGGAGGAGCTGCGCCAGGCCTTCTCAGCTGCCAGTGCCCCCACCTTCTGCCAA CTGGCGTATGGACAGGATGGGCAGCTGAAAGGCTTTGCAGTCCTGGAGTATGAGTCAGCAGAGATGACAGAGACGGTCCAACAGGCCACAGATGGGCTGCTGCTCGCTGGGAACCACATCCGAGTGTCTTTCTGTGCCCCAGGTCCCCCTGGCCGCAGCATGCTAGCTGCACTAATTGCTGCCCAAGCAACG GCCCTTAACCGTGGGAAAGGCCTTCTGCCTGAGCCTAACCTCCTCCAGATCCTCAACAGCCTGGGGAACCCAGCCtcgctccagctgctgctcaatCCCCTGCTCCACGGTGCTGTCAGCGGAAAGCAGG GCATCCTCGGCGCTGCCCCATCACTGCCTCTCGTGACCAGCCCGGCTCTGtccacagctctgctccagctggcacTGCAGAACCAGACACAAGCTCAGCAG AagcctgggattctgggggactctcCCCTCAGCTCGCTGCAGCACAGTGCTCTGGGGATAGCAAGCGCTGCAGCACAGCCTGCCAGCCAGCTGCTGGGAGAGCTCCCCTCAG GTGGCCCCCTTCCAGCAGACATGGCACAGGGGCATGTAAAGTCGCCGATCCTGCCCTCCGCTAACGTGCCCCTGGCATCCTTCCTGGGGCCCATGGGGGTGGAGCGGGAGACACCTGTGCTGAgtgcccagctgagcccagcaccaggcacaccaccagccctgcAGGGCCTTACCTCCTCCCTCCTGGGATCTGTCATCAGTGGGCTCCAGAAACCAAAGCAGAGTGAGAATGGACCTCCTGCATCCGGG GTCTCGCTACTGGGGGAGCCACCTAAAGACTTCAAAATTCCTCTGAACCCCTACTTGAACCTGCAcagcctcctgcctgctgggagccTTGGAG GTGTGGCTGGCAAAGCCTTCAGCCTCAAAACTGGCACGCTAGGCAATGTCTCCAACCCGCGGCTTCCACCGTCATCCCTGTCGGAGccgctgctgccctcacctgggctggcaggagacaGCTACACCTTCGACTACCAGCCG GACTTGGGATCCCGTCTGTACCCCCCGACAAGagagcctgcagggcccctgctgGGTGGCTTTGGGCACGGCCGGCACAAG ATGCCAGCACCGGCACCATCATCCCCTGCATTTGAGCGCAGCAGTCTGGGGTCACCCCTGCCACCCTTCTACTCAGGGTCACCCAGCTCCTACTTCACCAGTGGCCTACAAGCAGGGCTGAAGCAAAGCCACCTGAACAAA gCTGTCGGGATGCCCCCAGTGGGCACTGGGGACAACATCCTGGGTCTGGGACTAAACAGTCACTCACATGGTTCCCACATGAAG ACCCCAGTCGGCGGGCAGAAACGGGCCTTTTCTCACCTGCTGCCGtctccagagcccagcccagagggtGGCTACGTGGGGCAGCATTCTCAGGGCCTAGGTGGCCACTATGCAGATTCCTACCTGAAGCGGAAGAGGATATTTTAG
- the RAVER1 gene encoding ribonucleoprotein PTB-binding 1 isoform X1: MAVSAAGAVSVSSPEPPGALSGPGPDEARAPEEELPALDAAEVRSRLERSARQFRNRRKVLIRGLPADVTNQEVHDLLGDYELKYCFVDKYKGTAFITLLNGEQAESAIHKFHLSKLRDKEISVQLQPTDALLCIANLPRHYTQQQFEELVRPFGNLERCFLVYSAHSGHSKGYGFVEYMKKDSAARAKSDLLGKQLGTRTLYVHWTDVSQLTPDLLHSKCLCIDKLPHNYGDLEELRQAFSAASAPTFCQLAYGQDGQLKGFAVLEYESAEMTETVQQATDGLLLAGNHIRVSFCAPGPPGRSMLAALIAAQATALNRGKGLLPEPNLLQILNSLGNPASLQLLLNPLLHGAVSGKQGILGAAPSLPLVTSPALSTALLQLALQNQTQAQQKPGILGDSPLSSLQHSALGIASAAAQPASQLLGELPSGGPLPADMAQGHVKSPILPSANVPLASFLGPMGVERETPVLSAQLSPAPGTPPALQGLTSSLLGSVISGLQKPKQSENGPPASGVSLLGEPPKDFKIPLNPYLNLHSLLPAGSLGGVAGKAFSLKTGTLGNVSNPRLPPSSLSEPLLPSPGLAGDSYTFDYQPDLGSRLYPPTREPAGPLLGGFGHGRHKMPAPAPSSPAFERSSLGSPLPPFYSGSPSSYFTSGLQAGLKQSHLNKAVGMPPVGTGDNILGLGLNSHSHGSHMKTPVGGQKRAFSHLLPSPEPSPEGGYVGQHSQGLGGHYADSYLKRKRIF, encoded by the exons GAAGTTCATGACCTACTGGGCGACTATGAACTGAAGTACTGCTTTGTGGACAAGTACAAGGGCACGG CGTTCATCACCTTGCTGAATGGAGAGCAGGCGGAGTCAGCCATCCACAAGTTCCACCTGAGCAAGCTGCGGGACAAAGAGATCtcggtgcagctgcagcccacagatGCACTGCTTTGCATTGCCAATCTGCCCCGGCACTACACCCAACAGCAGTTCGAGGAGCTGGTGCGCCCCTTTGGCAACCTGGAGCGCTGTTTCCTGGTGTACAGTGCCCACAGTGGGCACTCCAAGGGCTACGGCTTTGTGGAGTACATGAAGAAGGACTCGGCTGCCCGTGCCAAGTCTGACCTGCTAGGCAAGCAGCTGGGCACGCGGACACTGTATGTGCACTGGACGGATGTCAGCCAACTCACCCCTGACCTGCTGCACTCCAAGTGCTTGTGCATAGACAAGCTGCCTCACAACTATGGGGACCTGGAGGAGCTGCGCCAGGCCTTCTCAGCTGCCAGTGCCCCCACCTTCTGCCAA CTGGCGTATGGACAGGATGGGCAGCTGAAAGGCTTTGCAGTCCTGGAGTATGAGTCAGCAGAGATGACAGAGACGGTCCAACAGGCCACAGATGGGCTGCTGCTCGCTGGGAACCACATCCGAGTGTCTTTCTGTGCCCCAGGTCCCCCTGGCCGCAGCATGCTAGCTGCACTAATTGCTGCCCAAGCAACG GCCCTTAACCGTGGGAAAGGCCTTCTGCCTGAGCCTAACCTCCTCCAGATCCTCAACAGCCTGGGGAACCCAGCCtcgctccagctgctgctcaatCCCCTGCTCCACGGTGCTGTCAGCGGAAAGCAGG GCATCCTCGGCGCTGCCCCATCACTGCCTCTCGTGACCAGCCCGGCTCTGtccacagctctgctccagctggcacTGCAGAACCAGACACAAGCTCAGCAG AagcctgggattctgggggactctcCCCTCAGCTCGCTGCAGCACAGTGCTCTGGGGATAGCAAGCGCTGCAGCACAGCCTGCCAGCCAGCTGCTGGGAGAGCTCCCCTCAG GTGGCCCCCTTCCAGCAGACATGGCACAGGGGCATGTAAAGTCGCCGATCCTGCCCTCCGCTAACGTGCCCCTGGCATCCTTCCTGGGGCCCATGGGGGTGGAGCGGGAGACACCTGTGCTGAgtgcccagctgagcccagcaccaggcacaccaccagccctgcAGGGCCTTACCTCCTCCCTCCTGGGATCTGTCATCAGTGGGCTCCAGAAACCAAAGCAGAGTGAGAATGGACCTCCTGCATCCGGG GTCTCGCTACTGGGGGAGCCACCTAAAGACTTCAAAATTCCTCTGAACCCCTACTTGAACCTGCAcagcctcctgcctgctgggagccTTGGAG GTGTGGCTGGCAAAGCCTTCAGCCTCAAAACTGGCACGCTAGGCAATGTCTCCAACCCGCGGCTTCCACCGTCATCCCTGTCGGAGccgctgctgccctcacctgggctggcaggagacaGCTACACCTTCGACTACCAGCCG GACTTGGGATCCCGTCTGTACCCCCCGACAAGagagcctgcagggcccctgctgGGTGGCTTTGGGCACGGCCGGCACAAG ATGCCAGCACCGGCACCATCATCCCCTGCATTTGAGCGCAGCAGTCTGGGGTCACCCCTGCCACCCTTCTACTCAGGGTCACCCAGCTCCTACTTCACCAGTGGCCTACAAGCAGGGCTGAAGCAAAGCCACCTGAACAAA gCTGTCGGGATGCCCCCAGTGGGCACTGGGGACAACATCCTGGGTCTGGGACTAAACAGTCACTCACATGGTTCCCACATGAAG ACCCCAGTCGGCGGGCAGAAACGGGCCTTTTCTCACCTGCTGCCGtctccagagcccagcccagagggtGGCTACGTGGGGCAGCATTCTCAGGGCCTAGGTGGCCACTATGCAGATTCCTACCTGAAGCGGAAGAGGATATTTTAG